From one Paramormyrops kingsleyae isolate MSU_618 chromosome 1, PKINGS_0.4, whole genome shotgun sequence genomic stretch:
- the nup37 gene encoding nucleoporin Nup37: MKQEAAHSASYTVPCEDYVNVVEFSPFQSGVAGNLLAYGGNQHVVVGACRFQEEDAEVEGVEFTTLRVFHHGVPVDGLAWSPESRLDHLPQLIRFCTAAVDWKLRLLTSDLQDRHEMQVMEGHTDYINDLVFEPSEGKQLASVSDDLTCRLWDLEGNQTASFLLRSPGMSVCWHPEEVYKLMVAEKCGVVRFYDLLTQQAILSLDSGQTPLMSADWCLTNTIKVGAVVGNDWVIWDITRSSYPQEKRPAHVDKARLFRWSKANENLFATTGCPGKINSQLLVHHLGHPQPVMIGSSVVGAGLSWHRTLPLCVIGGDRKLSFWLTEM; encoded by the exons ATGAAGCAGGAGGCGGCGCACAGCGCCAGCTACACAGTGCCGTGCGAGGACTACGTGAACGTGGTGGAGTTCAGCCCCTTCCAGAGCGGCGTGGCTGGCAACCTACTGGCTTATGGGGGGAACCAGCACGTGGTGGTGGGTGCCTGCCGCTTCCAG gAGGAAGACGCGGAAGTGGAGGGGGTAGAGTTCACCACACTGCGCGTTTTTCATCATGGGGTGCCAGTGGATGGTCTCGCCTGGAGCCCCGAATCCCGATTGGACCATTTGCCCCAGCTGATCAG ATTTTGCACAGCAGCGGTGGACTGGAAGCTCAGGCTGTTGACGTCAGACCTTCAAGACAGACATGAAATGCAG GTGATGGAAGGTCACACCGACTACATTAACGACCTGGTGTTCGAGCCCTCGGAGGGGAAGCAGCTCGCCTCTGTCAGCGATGATCTCACCTGCAG GCTCTGGGATCTGGAAGGAAACCAGACGGCCTCATTCCTCCTGCGCTCCCCAGGGATGAGTGTGTGCTGGCACCCAGAGGAGGTCTACAAG TTGATGGTGGCAGAGAAGTGCGGGGTGGTGCGCTTCTACGACCTGCTTACCCAGCAGGCCATTCTCTCCCTGGACAGTGGGCAGACTCCTCTCATGTCTGCTGACTGGTGCCTCACCAACACTATCAAGGTGGGAGCTGTGGTCGGTAACGACTGGGTCATCTGGGACATCACCCGCTCCAG TTACCCCCAGGAGAAGAGGCCGGCCCATGTTGACAAGGCCCGACTCTTCAG GTGGTCCAAGGCCAATGAGAATCTATTTGCCACCACAGGATGCCCTGGAAAGATCAACAGCCAACTGCTGGTGCATCACTTGGGTCACCCACAG CCTGTCATGATTGGCTCCTCAGTGGTTGGGGCGGGGCTAAGTTGGCACAGAACCCTCCCACTCTGCGTGATTGGGGGAGACAGGAAGCTGTCCTTTTGGCTGACGGAAATGTAG